One window of Buchnera aphidicola (Periphyllus acericola) genomic DNA carries:
- the panC gene encoding pantoate--beta-alanine ligase produces the protein MKIIKKIKKLIKIIKKIKNNSTLIPTMGNIHNGHLELIKQSNLLSKITIVSIFINKLQFNSLKDYLNYPKTIKKDLKKLKKNKVNIVFIPNQKEMFPNGLYKHTIVSVKKTSTILENINRPKYLNGVSTIICKLFNLIKPKYAIFGEKDFQQLYIIKTLVKELNYNIKIISIPTKRNKNGLAISSRNNLLNSKNKNIAKYIYKYLLQFKKKIIFQDYKNIKKIKKNILKKFIKKKINVESLKIRDSKNLKKIGKKSKKAIILISVFIEKIRLIDNIKVNIKKK, from the coding sequence ATGAAAATAATAAAAAAAATAAAAAAATTAATAAAAATAATAAAAAAAATAAAAAATAATAGTACATTAATTCCAACAATGGGAAATATACATAATGGACACCTTGAACTTATAAAACAATCAAATTTACTTTCAAAAATTACAATTGTAAGTATATTTATTAATAAACTTCAATTTAATTCATTAAAGGATTATTTAAATTATCCAAAAACAATAAAAAAAGATCTGAAAAAATTAAAAAAAAACAAAGTTAATATCGTATTTATTCCTAATCAAAAAGAAATGTTTCCAAACGGATTATATAAACATACTATAGTTTCTGTAAAAAAAACATCAACAATTTTAGAAAATATAAATAGACCAAAATATTTAAATGGAGTATCAACAATCATATGTAAATTATTTAATCTTATTAAACCAAAATATGCAATTTTCGGAGAAAAAGATTTTCAACAATTATATATAATAAAAACACTTGTTAAAGAACTAAACTATAATATAAAAATTATATCTATTCCAACAAAAAGAAATAAAAATGGATTAGCCATAAGTTCTAGAAATAATTTATTAAATTCAAAGAATAAAAATATCGCAAAATATATTTATAAATATCTTTTGCAATTTAAAAAAAAAATTATATTTCAAGATTATAAAAATATTAAAAAAATTAAAAAAAATATATTAAAAAAATTTATTAAAAAAAAAATAAATGTTGAATCTTTAAAAATTAGAGATTCAAAAAATTTAAAAAAAATTGGTAAAAAAAGTAAAAAAGCTATTATATTAATTAGTGTATTTATAGAAAAAATAAGATTAATTGATAACATTAAAGTAAATATAAAAAAAAAATAA
- a CDS encoding 3-methyl-2-oxobutanoate hydroxymethyltransferase, translating into MILLECVPNNLAKKVTKKSKIPVIGIGSSPYTDGQILVMHDMLGIIKKNINL; encoded by the coding sequence ATGATTCTTTTAGAATGTGTTCCAAATAATTTAGCAAAAAAAGTTACTAAAAAATCAAAAATACCAGTAATAGGAATTGGATCTAGTCCTTACACAGATGGACAAATATTAGTAATGCATGATATGTTAGGTATTATAAAAAAAAACATAAATTTGTAA
- the pcnB gene encoding polynucleotide adenylyltransferase PcnB, which produces MIIIYKKNHNISRKKISKNAIKILFRLHKSGYQAYLVGGGVRDLIIGKTPKDFDLATNATPFEIQKLFKNCRLIGRRFQIAHIMFKKETIEVSTFRGHNHDKKNINKIHKKKTNLGMLLRDNIFGQIEEDAERRDLTINTLYFNVIDLSIRDYVGGIKDIKKKIIRLIGDPETRYREDPVRMLRVIRFSVQLRMKIEKNTAKAIPKLAKLISHVPSARLYNELNKLLQTGFGYQAYKKLKKFCLLKIIFSFPLLHYNKNINILINSLLINVLKENDKRYKKKKKIHPEFLWSAILWYPYFINTIKIKNNKKINYKDASNISLKLILKKASFILSIPKQIIYSIKEIWKVINFITYNSKNIPKKIKKNKKFFEAYNIYIIKKKIEKNKIFKKII; this is translated from the coding sequence ATGATAATAATTTATAAAAAAAACCATAACATATCTAGAAAAAAAATTAGTAAAAACGCAATTAAAATTTTATTTAGATTACATAAATCAGGTTATCAAGCATATCTTGTAGGAGGTGGAGTTAGAGATCTTATTATAGGAAAAACACCAAAAGATTTTGACTTAGCTACTAATGCAACACCATTTGAAATACAAAAATTATTTAAAAACTGTAGACTTATTGGAAGAAGATTTCAAATAGCACATATAATGTTTAAAAAAGAAACAATTGAAGTATCTACTTTTAGAGGACATAATCATGATAAAAAAAATATAAATAAAATACATAAAAAAAAAACAAATTTAGGAATGCTTTTACGTGATAACATATTTGGACAAATAGAAGAAGATGCAGAAAGAAGAGATTTAACTATTAATACTTTATATTTTAATGTTATCGATTTAAGTATTCGAGATTATGTAGGAGGTATTAAAGATATAAAAAAAAAAATTATTAGATTAATTGGAGATCCTGAAACTAGATACAGAGAAGATCCTGTAAGAATGTTAAGAGTAATTAGATTTTCAGTACAATTAAGAATGAAAATAGAAAAAAATACAGCAAAAGCCATTCCAAAACTTGCAAAATTAATTTCTCATGTTCCTTCAGCAAGATTATATAATGAATTAAATAAATTATTACAAACAGGTTTTGGATATCAGGCATATAAAAAATTGAAAAAATTTTGTTTATTAAAAATTATTTTTTCATTTCCTTTATTACATTATAATAAAAATATTAATATTTTAATTAATTCTTTATTAATAAATGTTTTAAAAGAAAATGATAAAAGATATAAAAAAAAAAAAAAAATACATCCAGAATTTTTATGGTCAGCAATACTATGGTACCCATATTTTATAAATACTATAAAAATTAAAAATAATAAAAAAATAAACTATAAAGATGCTTCAAATATTTCTCTCAAATTAATCTTAAAAAAAGCTTCTTTTATATTATCAATTCCAAAACAAATAATTTATTCAATAAAAGAAATTTGGAAAGTAATAAATTTTATTACATATAATTCAAAAAATATTCCAAAAAAAATAAAAAAAAACAAAAAATTTTTTGAAGCATACAATATTTATATTATAAAAAAAAAAATTGAAAAAAATAAAATTTTTAAAAAAATAATATAA
- a CDS encoding 3-methyl-2-oxobutanoate hydroxymethyltransferase, whose protein sequence is MILVFQNYFSESGTPILLLGDSLGVVIQGKKSTLEVKLKKYKISYKNRIKGSKNKFIISDLSFMTFMNKKTNSKKCMFNNLI, encoded by the coding sequence ATGATTTTAGTTTTTCAAAATTATTTTTCAGAATCAGGAACTCCAATTCTATTATTAGGTGATTCTCTTGGAGTGGTTATTCAAGGAAAAAAATCTACTTTAGAAGTAAAATTAAAAAAATATAAAATATCATACAAAAACCGTATAAAAGGATCTAAAAACAAATTTATTATTTCAGATTTATCATTTATGACATTTATGAATAAAAAAACAAACTCTAAAAAATGCATGTTCAATAATTTAATCTAG
- the thrA gene encoding bifunctional aspartate kinase/homoserine dehydrogenase I gives MIKILKFGGTSLADAKRILSVSEIIQEESKKNQVAVVLSAPAKITNNLEKLIKYAKKKKKYKKIILKIKNKFLKIITKISNKNKNISFKDLYKIINKEIKFLKKYSKIIYLLKKCPKKIFSQIISKGEILSTYIMMHILHSKKNKIILINPVKKILSKGNILDSYVDINQSIKKIQKIKISNQSIILMPGFIAGNKKKELVLLGRNGSDYSAAILSACLRADICEIWTDVNGVLTCDPKIVDQAKTLKNMTYKNIIELSNLGAKVLHPKSIYPLKKFKIPCYIKNTFNKNFYGTKIYKKNKIKKNKYNFSITYIDNIYMCCIKINNNQIIHKIQKKLLNSIRKKYISIILFSNSINFNYINFYIEKKHFKNTNKILKKIYKNSKKNIKKIKIIKKLSIISLVKKNVIKKKDLIHKINKIFKNSQIQIINTIKNTSKNSISFIIKSKNKNSGIKLIHKIVLNKNNLIEIFLLGIGGIGKTLLKQIIQEKKSLKKKNIIIKICLISNSNKILFKENGINIKNWKEKFKKIKNKFQNKEKLIQKINQIIKKKCYVNPIIIDCTSSKEISYKYFKYIKNGFHLITANKKFNTGSIKNYKKIRNLSYKHNKKFLYETNVGGGLPIIQTIKNLKQTGDKLLKFQGILSGSLSFIFGKLDKGILFSKAVQQAKEKGLTEPDPREDLSGLDVARKLLIIAREMGYNLELKDIKIKKILPRSFKNNINVEKFLKKIKKLDQYFSKKISQSKKNKKRIRFIGTINKNGNCKVKLSEIDKKNPLYKIKNGENAFIFYSKYYQPIPLVIRGYGAGKQVTASGVFSDLLNSIL, from the coding sequence ATGATTAAAATCTTGAAATTTGGAGGAACATCATTAGCTGATGCAAAAAGAATATTATCAGTATCGGAAATAATTCAAGAAGAATCTAAAAAAAACCAAGTAGCAGTAGTTTTATCTGCACCTGCAAAAATAACTAACAATTTAGAAAAATTAATCAAATACGCTAAAAAAAAAAAAAAATATAAAAAAATTATTTTAAAAATAAAAAATAAATTTTTAAAAATAATAACAAAAATATCAAATAAAAATAAAAATATTTCTTTTAAAGATTTATATAAAATAATAAATAAAGAAATAAAATTTTTAAAAAAATATTCTAAAATAATATATCTTTTAAAAAAATGTCCAAAAAAAATTTTTTCACAAATAATTTCAAAAGGAGAAATATTATCAACATATATTATGATGCATATACTACATTCTAAAAAAAATAAGATTATTCTAATAAATCCAGTAAAAAAAATATTATCTAAAGGAAATATATTAGATTCATATGTAGATATTAATCAATCAATAAAAAAAATACAAAAAATAAAAATTTCAAATCAATCAATAATTTTAATGCCTGGATTTATTGCGGGAAATAAAAAAAAAGAACTAGTGTTATTAGGAAGAAACGGATCAGATTATTCAGCAGCAATACTTTCTGCTTGTTTACGAGCAGATATTTGTGAAATATGGACTGATGTAAATGGAGTACTTACATGTGATCCAAAAATAGTAGATCAAGCAAAAACATTAAAAAATATGACATATAAAAATATTATAGAACTCTCTAATTTAGGAGCAAAAGTACTTCATCCAAAATCAATTTATCCATTAAAAAAATTTAAAATTCCTTGTTATATAAAAAATACATTCAATAAAAATTTTTATGGAACAAAAATATATAAAAAAAATAAAATAAAAAAAAATAAGTATAATTTTAGTATAACATATATAGATAATATATACATGTGTTGCATTAAAATTAATAATAACCAAATAATACATAAAATACAAAAAAAATTATTAAATTCTATTAGAAAAAAATATATTTCTATAATATTGTTTTCAAATTCTATAAATTTCAATTATATAAATTTTTATATAGAAAAAAAACATTTCAAAAATACTAATAAAATTTTAAAAAAAATATATAAAAACTCTAAAAAAAATATAAAAAAAATAAAAATTATAAAAAAATTATCTATTATTTCTTTAGTTAAAAAAAATGTTATCAAAAAAAAAGATTTAATTCATAAAATAAATAAAATTTTTAAAAATTCTCAAATTCAAATAATTAACACAATTAAAAATACATCAAAAAATTCTATATCTTTTATTATAAAATCTAAAAATAAAAATTCAGGAATAAAACTAATACATAAAATAGTTTTAAATAAAAATAATCTAATTGAAATATTTTTATTAGGAATCGGAGGTATAGGAAAAACTTTATTAAAACAAATTATTCAAGAAAAAAAATCATTAAAAAAAAAAAATATTATTATTAAAATTTGTTTAATATCTAATTCAAATAAAATATTATTTAAAGAAAATGGAATTAATATAAAAAATTGGAAAGAAAAATTCAAAAAAATAAAAAATAAATTTCAAAATAAAGAAAAACTTATTCAAAAAATTAATCAAATAATTAAAAAAAAATGTTATGTAAACCCTATTATTATTGATTGTACATCTAGTAAAGAAATCTCTTATAAATATTTTAAATATATAAAAAATGGATTTCATTTAATTACAGCAAATAAAAAATTTAATACTGGAAGTATTAAAAATTATAAAAAAATACGTAATTTATCTTATAAACATAATAAAAAGTTTTTATACGAAACAAATGTTGGAGGTGGACTTCCAATTATACAAACTATAAAAAATTTAAAACAGACAGGTGATAAATTATTAAAATTTCAAGGAATACTTTCTGGATCATTATCTTTTATTTTCGGAAAATTAGATAAAGGAATTTTATTTTCAAAAGCTGTACAACAAGCTAAAGAAAAAGGACTAACTGAACCAGATCCAAGAGAAGATTTATCTGGATTAGATGTAGCAAGAAAATTGTTAATAATAGCAAGAGAAATGGGATATAATTTAGAGTTAAAAGACATTAAAATAAAAAAAATATTACCAAGATCATTCAAAAATAATATTAATGTAGAAAAATTTTTAAAAAAAATAAAAAAATTAGATCAATATTTTTCTAAAAAAATATCTCAATCAAAAAAAAATAAAAAAAGAATAAGATTTATTGGAACAATTAATAAAAATGGAAATTGTAAAGTTAAACTTTCTGAAATTGATAAAAAAAATCCTTTATACAAAATAAAAAATGGAGAAAATGCGTTTATATTTTATAGTAAATACTACCAACCAATACCATTAGTAATTAGAGGATACGGAGCTGGAAAACAAGTAACGGCTTCCGGAGTATTTTCTGATTTATTAAATTCTATTTTATAA
- the dksA gene encoding RNA polymerase-binding protein DksA, translating to MYKSKDKKKTSLSILSIAGVCSYIKKKNEKYMNENQTSHFKKILETWKKQLNKNKKDLYYMSKKSANFPDPIDRAVQEEEFSLELRKRDRENKLIKKINMTLKKIQNKNFGYCSTCGVKIGIKRLEARPTAHLCIDCQTLEEIRNKQMLG from the coding sequence ATGTATAAAAGTAAAGATAAAAAAAAAACTTCTTTAAGCATTCTTTCTATTGCAGGCGTATGTTCATATATAAAAAAAAAAAATGAAAAATATATGAATGAAAATCAAACTTCACACTTCAAGAAAATTCTTGAAACATGGAAAAAACAATTAAATAAAAATAAAAAAGATTTATATTATATGTCAAAAAAGTCTGCTAATTTTCCTGATCCTATTGATCGAGCAGTTCAAGAAGAAGAATTTAGTTTAGAATTAAGAAAAAGAGATAGAGAAAATAAATTAATAAAAAAAATTAATATGACTTTAAAAAAAATTCAAAATAAAAATTTTGGATACTGTTCTACTTGTGGAGTAAAAATAGGTATTAAAAGATTAGAAGCAAGACCTACTGCTCATTTATGTATAGATTGTCAAACATTAGAAGAAATAAGAAATAAGCAAATGCTCGGATAA
- the truA gene encoding tRNA pseudouridine(38-40) synthase TruA — protein MIKLALGVEYDGSKYYGWESQIKGYSIKEKLESAISKIANHKISVICAGRTDSGVHAYNQVIHFETYTYRKDFTWLIGVNSLLPKDISIKWIKNVLQDFHARYSAISRSYRYIIYNNFIRSSLLRNRVNNIFFNLNVKKMNRASKFLLGENDFSSFRASKCQSYSSWRNIFKIKVYKRNDFFIIIDITANSFLYKMVRNIVGCLIEIGRNKKNELWLLKVLHLKNRIFSGPTALANGLYLLSVEYPKRFKIFNRNLNYF, from the coding sequence ATGATTAAATTAGCTTTAGGTGTAGAATATGATGGTAGTAAATATTATGGATGGGAAAGTCAAATTAAAGGTTATTCTATTAAAGAAAAGTTAGAATCTGCAATATCTAAAATAGCAAATCATAAAATTTCAGTAATATGTGCAGGAAGAACCGATTCTGGAGTACATGCATATAATCAAGTAATACATTTTGAAACTTATACTTATAGAAAAGATTTTACATGGTTAATTGGTGTAAATAGTTTATTACCTAAAGATATTTCTATAAAATGGATTAAAAATGTTTTACAAGATTTTCATGCTCGATATTCTGCGATTTCAAGAAGTTATCGTTATATTATATATAATAATTTTATAAGATCATCTTTGTTAAGAAATAGAGTAAATAATATTTTTTTTAATTTAAATGTAAAAAAGATGAATCGTGCAAGTAAATTTTTATTAGGAGAAAATGATTTTTCTTCTTTTAGAGCATCTAAATGTCAATCTTATAGTTCTTGGAGAAATATTTTTAAGATTAAAGTATATAAAAGAAATGATTTTTTTATAATAATTGATATTACTGCAAATTCTTTTTTATATAAAATGGTTAGAAATATTGTTGGGTGTTTAATTGAAATAGGTAGAAATAAAAAAAATGAACTATGGCTTTTAAAGGTTTTGCATTTGAAAAATAGAATTTTTTCTGGACCTACAGCTTTAGCAAATGGTTTGTATTTATTATCTGTAGAATATCCAAAGCGTTTTAAAATATTTAATAGAAATTTAAATTATTTTTAA